In a genomic window of Candidatus Avedoeria danica:
- a CDS encoding ABC transporter ATP-binding protein, translated as MKFWRTLARLARYAWPLYATSGLLASVLFYLVPLLPGLVVKAIFDRLSADAAGSAAATSGAGQTALLWLVAAVAGIGAMRFTSLLGAVAAEQSLHQVIRTLLRANLLEHILGRPGARPLPSSTGEAISRLRGDVEAVPTFLSWTLDPIGQSLALGTALTVLWRVDPRLTIAVFGPLIATVTLVNVLAGRIRRLRLASRESEGAVTGHIGEIVGAVLAVKVAGAEGRVIAHFRELNARRRRAVLRDAALSRFIEALTYNMSTIGIGLLLVLLALRLRTDADAFAVGDFALFVSYLGWVTVITSMFGQYLTNFRQTDVSLKRLAELVDDPAPERVLVRHRPVHLWRDLPQVPQPVRSPADALTTLTARGLTMRWPDGARGIEDVDLDIAGGTVTVITGPVGAGKTTLLRVLLGLLPSDAGTIEWNGRIIDDPATWFVPPRAAYTPQAPRLFSDPLRDNLLLGLDRDDAAIATALHRAVFDADVAAMPDGLATRLGPRGTRLSGGQAQRAAAARMLIREPSLLVFDDLSSALDVETEARLWDRLFAIPGRTVLAVAHRRAALQRADQVVVMDGGRVVAVGTVESLLGTSEVFRGLWQGAKGTPE; from the coding sequence ATGAAGTTCTGGCGCACCCTCGCCCGCCTCGCCCGCTACGCCTGGCCGTTGTATGCCACCAGCGGACTGCTGGCGAGCGTGTTGTTCTACCTCGTCCCGCTCCTGCCCGGCCTCGTCGTCAAGGCGATCTTCGACCGTCTGTCGGCCGACGCGGCGGGTTCGGCCGCCGCGACCTCCGGCGCCGGCCAGACCGCGCTCCTCTGGCTCGTCGCCGCTGTCGCCGGCATCGGCGCGATGCGGTTCACGTCGCTTCTCGGCGCCGTCGCGGCCGAACAGTCCCTCCACCAGGTGATCCGGACGCTCCTGCGGGCGAACCTGCTCGAGCACATCCTCGGCCGGCCCGGCGCACGCCCGCTGCCATCGTCGACCGGCGAGGCGATCAGCCGGCTGCGGGGCGATGTCGAGGCCGTGCCGACCTTCCTGAGTTGGACGCTCGATCCCATCGGCCAGTCGCTTGCCCTCGGGACAGCGCTGACCGTGCTCTGGCGCGTTGACCCGCGCCTGACGATTGCCGTGTTCGGTCCGCTGATCGCCACCGTGACGCTGGTCAACGTGCTGGCCGGGCGGATCCGGCGGCTGCGGCTGGCCAGCCGGGAGAGCGAGGGGGCGGTGACGGGGCACATCGGCGAGATCGTCGGCGCGGTGCTGGCGGTCAAGGTGGCCGGCGCCGAGGGCCGGGTGATCGCCCACTTCCGCGAGCTGAACGCCCGCCGCCGCCGGGCCGTCCTGCGCGACGCGGCGCTGTCGCGCTTCATCGAGGCCCTCACCTACAACATGAGCACGATCGGCATCGGCCTGCTGCTCGTCCTCCTCGCGCTGCGCCTTCGGACGGACGCGGACGCCTTCGCCGTCGGCGACTTCGCGCTGTTCGTCTCCTACCTGGGGTGGGTGACCGTCATCACGAGCATGTTCGGCCAGTATCTGACGAACTTCCGCCAGACGGATGTCTCGCTGAAGCGCTTGGCCGAGCTCGTCGACGACCCCGCCCCCGAGCGAGTCCTCGTCCGCCACCGCCCCGTCCACCTCTGGCGCGATCTGCCGCAAGTCCCGCAGCCCGTCCGCTCGCCCGCCGACGCGCTGACGACGCTGACCGCCCGCGGCCTGACGATGCGCTGGCCGGACGGCGCACGCGGGATCGAGGACGTCGACCTCGACATCGCCGGCGGCACGGTGACGGTGATCACCGGCCCGGTCGGCGCCGGCAAGACGACGCTCCTGCGCGTCCTCCTCGGCCTGCTGCCCTCCGACGCCGGGACGATCGAGTGGAACGGCCGGATCATCGACGATCCCGCGACGTGGTTCGTCCCGCCGCGGGCCGCCTACACACCCCAGGCACCGCGCCTGTTCTCCGACCCGCTGCGCGACAACCTCCTCCTGGGCCTCGACCGCGACGATGCGGCGATCGCCACCGCCCTGCACCGCGCCGTCTTCGACGCCGACGTCGCCGCGATGCCCGACGGCCTCGCCACGCGCCTCGGGCCGCGCGGCACGCGCCTGTCCGGCGGCCAGGCGCAGCGCGCGGCGGCGGCGCGGATGCTGATCCGCGAGCCGAGCCTCCTGGTGTTCGACGACCTGTCGAGCGCCCTCGACGTCGAGACCGAAGCGCGACTGTGGGACCGCCTCTTCGCGATCCCCGGCCGCACCGTGCTGGCGGTGGCGCACCGGCGGGCGGCGCTGCAGCGGGCCGATCAGGTGGTTGTGATGGATGGGGGGCGGGTGGTGGCGGTGGGGACCGTCGAGTCGTTGTTGGGGACGAGCGAGGTGTTTCGGGGGTTGTGGCAGGGGGCGAAGGGGACGCCCGAGTGA
- a CDS encoding ABC transporter ATP-binding protein: MREFLTRYLLPLRARAALLFALMLADISLDLAGPQLQRAFIDGAIGGAPAGDLIRLAALFVGLAFVLQGLMVAAGIVSTELAQTATNRMREDLLDHVLRLDLAFHGRHTPGELIERIDGDVATLANFVSRFLLELVGSALLVLGVLAMLFRVDARIGATMAIFVLLAIAIMRGVLHLAVPHWAAAREASAQLFGFLEERLAGTEDLRANGAVAYTLRRFFGLSRDIWRRNLRASLLGSATGGTSVLLLFIAMAISLGWAVVLVQDGSITLGTAWLLFSYSLQLDGPLSGIARQLGDLQQAGASITRIRALLDERTTLTEPPPDRARALPSGPLAVTVDGVDFRYGDRNGDGRGDIVPGDIVPGDIGRSDAPTLHNIMFDVPAGTSLGLLGPSGSGKTTLTRLLLRLLDPTAGTVRLGGIDVRDVPTADLRRRVAIVTQDVQLFHATLRDNLTLFDPTVDDERIRAALDGLGLGAWVDGLANGLDTVLAPGGGVSAGEAQLLAFARIFIGDPGLVVLDEASSRLDPATETRLTAAMARLAAGRTVVVIAHRLATVQRLDAVCLLADGRIVEHGPRAALAADAGSRYAQLLAAGLEDLDAAMTTLAVGSGGDVGAVLSSTSASASSPETASGEADR, translated from the coding sequence ATGCGCGAATTCCTCACCCGCTACCTCCTCCCCCTCCGCGCCCGCGCCGCCCTCCTCTTCGCCCTCATGCTCGCCGACATCAGCCTCGACCTCGCGGGCCCGCAGCTCCAGCGCGCGTTCATCGACGGCGCGATCGGCGGCGCGCCCGCCGGCGACCTCATCCGCCTGGCCGCGCTGTTCGTCGGCCTCGCGTTCGTCCTCCAGGGGCTGATGGTGGCCGCCGGCATCGTGTCCACCGAGCTGGCGCAGACGGCGACGAATCGGATGCGCGAGGACCTCCTCGACCACGTGCTCCGCCTCGACCTCGCCTTCCACGGCCGCCACACGCCCGGCGAGCTGATCGAGCGGATCGACGGCGACGTCGCGACGCTGGCGAACTTCGTGTCGCGCTTCCTGCTCGAGCTCGTCGGCAGCGCGCTGCTCGTGCTCGGCGTGCTGGCGATGCTGTTCCGGGTGGACGCGCGGATCGGCGCCACGATGGCCATCTTCGTCCTCCTCGCCATCGCGATCATGCGCGGCGTCCTGCACCTGGCCGTGCCGCACTGGGCGGCGGCGCGCGAGGCCTCGGCGCAGCTGTTCGGCTTCCTCGAGGAGCGCCTCGCCGGCACGGAGGACCTGCGCGCGAACGGCGCCGTGGCCTACACGCTCCGCCGCTTCTTCGGCCTCTCCCGCGACATCTGGCGCCGCAACCTCCGCGCCAGCCTCCTCGGCTCGGCCACGGGCGGCACGTCCGTGCTCCTGCTGTTCATCGCGATGGCGATCAGCCTGGGCTGGGCCGTCGTGCTCGTCCAGGACGGGTCGATCACGCTCGGCACCGCTTGGCTCCTCTTCAGCTACAGCCTCCAGCTCGACGGCCCGCTCTCCGGCATCGCCCGGCAGCTGGGTGATCTGCAGCAGGCCGGCGCCAGCATCACCCGCATCCGCGCGCTGCTCGACGAGCGGACGACGCTGACCGAGCCGCCGCCCGACCGCGCCCGTGCCTTGCCCTCCGGGCCGCTGGCGGTCACGGTCGATGGGGTGGACTTCCGCTACGGCGACCGGAACGGCGATGGGCGTGGCGACATCGTGCCTGGCGACATCGTGCCAGGCGACATCGGTCGCAGTGACGCCCCGACGCTGCACAACATCATGTTCGACGTCCCCGCCGGCACGTCCCTCGGCCTCCTCGGCCCGAGCGGCAGCGGCAAGACGACGCTCACCCGCCTGCTCCTGCGCCTCCTCGACCCGACCGCCGGCACCGTCCGCCTCGGCGGCATCGACGTGCGCGACGTCCCGACGGCCGACCTCAGGCGGCGCGTCGCGATCGTCACCCAGGACGTCCAGCTCTTCCACGCCACGCTGCGCGACAACCTCACGCTTTTCGACCCGACCGTCGACGACGAGCGGATCCGCGCCGCGCTCGACGGCCTCGGCCTCGGCGCCTGGGTGGACGGCTTGGCCAACGGCCTCGACACCGTGCTCGCGCCCGGCGGCGGCGTCTCGGCCGGCGAAGCGCAGCTCCTCGCCTTCGCCCGGATCTTCATCGGCGACCCCGGCCTCGTCGTCCTCGACGAGGCGTCGTCGCGCCTCGATCCGGCCACCGAGACGCGCCTGACCGCGGCGATGGCGCGCCTGGCGGCCGGCCGCACCGTCGTCGTCATCGCCCACCGACTGGCAACCGTCCAGCGACTGGACGCCGTGTGCCTGCTGGCGGACGGGCGCATCGTGGAGCACGGGCCGCGGGCGGCGCTGGCGGCGGATGCGGGCTCGCGCTACGCGCAGCTGCTGGCGGCGGGGCTCGAGGACCTCGACGCGGCGATGACGACGCTGGCAGTCGGAAGCGGCGGCGATGTCGGCGCGGTATTGTCGTCGACGTCGGCCTCCGCATCGTCGCCGGAAACGGCATCGGGCGAGGCCGACCGATGA